One part of the Deltaproteobacteria bacterium genome encodes these proteins:
- the thiS gene encoding sulfur carrier protein ThiS translates to MIRIQLNGQPKALDDALTIERLVQLLQLKSPHIAVALNYDVVPRQEFQKVTVKDGDKIEIIRPVVGG, encoded by the coding sequence GTGATTCGCATCCAGCTCAACGGCCAGCCAAAAGCGCTCGACGATGCGCTCACCATCGAGCGTCTTGTCCAGCTTCTCCAGCTCAAAAGCCCGCACATCGCCGTTGCCCTCAACTACGATGTCGTCCCCCGACAGGAATTTCAAAAAGTCACCGTGAAAGACGGCGACAAGATCGAAATCATTCGCCCGGTTGTAGGAGGATAA
- the thiO gene encoding glycine oxidase ThiO, with amino-acid sequence MNPIAIIGGGVIGLSIGWQLTRLGAVVALFEKGTAGSEASSAAAGMITPASEVRFGEEDLLKLFLESLNSYPVFIEELEKQSGLSTDFRTDGSLMVALDHDDEAELNRLHEYQKELGLSVEMISPAEVTALEPLLSGQCTAAIRADSEYFLDNLRLIESLKKAFLASGGQLHEGTRIERLEIEQGKVRAIKAKGERFPVSTVCLATGIHQDIEGLGDYLSLPVRPVKGQALELVNNQTIPLTRAIRTIHRYPVYLVPRSDGRIVVGATNEEMGLDHRVTGGALLDLLYGAWKILPATAEMEVRKTWVGFRPTAEDHCPILGRTGIEGLFVAMGMYRHGILLTPIVGKLMAELMVQEKESKFFDVFGTRRFQN; translated from the coding sequence ATGAATCCCATAGCCATTATCGGCGGCGGAGTCATCGGCTTGTCCATCGGGTGGCAATTGACCCGCCTGGGAGCCGTGGTTGCCCTTTTTGAAAAAGGGACAGCCGGTAGTGAGGCCAGTTCGGCCGCCGCCGGGATGATTACCCCCGCCTCTGAAGTCCGGTTTGGCGAGGAAGATCTGCTCAAATTATTTCTTGAAAGCCTAAACAGCTATCCGGTTTTTATTGAAGAACTGGAAAAACAGAGCGGCCTGTCAACCGACTTTAGAACGGATGGCTCGCTCATGGTGGCCCTCGACCACGACGATGAGGCCGAACTGAACCGCCTCCACGAGTATCAAAAGGAACTCGGCCTTTCGGTGGAAATGATTTCCCCCGCAGAGGTGACCGCTCTGGAGCCTCTCCTTTCCGGCCAATGCACGGCGGCCATTCGCGCCGATAGCGAATACTTTCTCGACAACCTTCGGCTGATTGAGTCGCTAAAAAAGGCTTTCTTGGCCTCCGGGGGGCAACTGCACGAAGGCACCAGGATCGAGAGACTGGAAATTGAACAGGGAAAAGTCCGGGCCATCAAGGCAAAGGGGGAACGCTTCCCCGTTTCCACTGTCTGCCTCGCAACCGGAATTCACCAGGACATCGAGGGCCTTGGCGATTATCTTTCGCTCCCCGTCCGGCCGGTGAAGGGGCAGGCGCTGGAACTGGTGAATAACCAGACGATTCCTTTGACGCGCGCGATTCGCACCATCCACCGCTACCCTGTTTATCTGGTCCCCCGCTCGGATGGACGGATTGTCGTCGGGGCAACCAATGAAGAGATGGGGCTGGATCATCGGGTAACCGGCGGCGCCCTGCTTGACCTGCTCTATGGCGCCTGGAAAATTCTGCCGGCAACCGCCGAAATGGAGGTACGTAAAACCTGGGTCGGTTTTCGCCCCACCGCCGAGGACCACTGTCCCATTCTGGGGCGAACCGGTATCGAAGGTCTCTTTGTGGCCATGGGGATGTACCGACATGGAATTCTTTTGACGCCGATTGTGGGGAAATTGATGGCTGAACTGATGGTACAGGAAAAAGAGTCGAAATTTTTCGATGTCTTCGGCACCCGGAGGTTTCAAAATTAA
- a CDS encoding FMN-binding protein: MMRMFFLLLLILLPQGAWGQTTVYLTKEEALKFIFPSSTFVNERKTLMEEQKTAVEKELKSKLRKTEWEFAVAKTGGRIDGYALVDNEIGKTEPITFLTAITPKGEVKAVEVLVYRESHGSAVHERRFVDQFKGKNADQPFKAGQDITNITGATLSVKGVARGVKRALFLWKVFYGKN; this comes from the coding sequence ATGATGCGCATGTTCTTTCTTCTGCTCCTCATCCTTCTGCCGCAAGGCGCTTGGGGGCAGACCACGGTTTACCTGACAAAAGAAGAGGCGCTCAAATTCATCTTCCCCTCCTCCACCTTTGTCAACGAACGGAAAACTCTGATGGAGGAACAAAAAACCGCTGTCGAAAAAGAGCTCAAATCGAAATTGCGAAAAACCGAGTGGGAGTTTGCCGTGGCCAAAACCGGGGGCCGGATTGACGGTTATGCCTTGGTGGACAACGAAATCGGGAAAACCGAGCCGATCACCTTCTTGACGGCGATCACGCCAAAGGGGGAGGTGAAAGCGGTGGAAGTACTCGTCTACCGCGAATCGCACGGGAGCGCAGTACACGAAAGGCGGTTTGTCGATCAATTCAAAGGGAAAAACGCCGATCAGCCGTTTAAGGCGGGGCAGGATATTACAAACATCACCGGCGCAACCCTTTCGGTAAAAGGGGTGGCGCGGGGGGTCAAACGGGCATTGTTTCTCTGGAAGGTATTTTATGGAAAAAATTAA
- a CDS encoding FAD:protein FMN transferase, with product MKRILFAAVLFARTQVLMGDVPVSLTIKAPESKKIAAFTAMEEAFDRAREIEGEVSEFRPNSQTSRLNRNAGGEWMPIGEHLTRILELSFRISDLTNGAFDVTFASPDKAVTFRDIELRGDKSPHPPFFKGGNKSVTPLSQRGGGGDFYARLSKRGTNISVSGIAKGYIVDQMADSLKKAGFKKFLINAGGEILARGRWKVSIRDPENPDGEPVLNLKIKNRAVSTSGLYERGHHIFDANTKKPVERSGSVTVIAKNSSLADAWDTAAFIMGKEKIEAIRNKIPDIEFIFIENGQIN from the coding sequence ATGAAGAGAATTCTCTTTGCCGCAGTCCTCTTTGCCCGCACGCAGGTGCTTATGGGGGATGTCCCGGTCAGCCTGACGATTAAAGCGCCGGAATCGAAAAAAATAGCCGCTTTTACCGCGATGGAAGAGGCATTTGACCGGGCCCGCGAGATTGAGGGGGAGGTGAGCGAATTCAGGCCCAACAGCCAAACCTCCCGCCTGAATCGAAATGCGGGAGGAGAATGGATGCCCATCGGGGAACACCTGACACGAATTCTTGAACTATCCTTCAGGATTTCAGATTTGACCAATGGAGCGTTCGACGTCACTTTTGCGTCACCGGATAAAGCAGTAACTTTTCGTGACATCGAGCTTCGCGGTGACAAATCCCCCCACCCCCCCTTTTTCAAAGGGGGGAACAAGAGCGTCACCCCCCTTTCTCAAAGGGGGGGTGGGGGGGATTTCTACGCCCGACTTTCGAAAAGAGGGACAAATATCTCGGTTTCCGGAATTGCGAAAGGCTACATCGTCGATCAAATGGCCGACTCGCTGAAAAAGGCGGGATTCAAAAAATTTTTGATTAATGCAGGCGGTGAAATTCTGGCTCGGGGGCGCTGGAAGGTTTCTATTCGGGATCCGGAAAATCCCGATGGAGAACCGGTCCTAAATCTGAAGATCAAAAACCGGGCCGTCTCCACCTCCGGCCTGTATGAGCGGGGACATCACATATTCGACGCCAACACAAAAAAGCCGGTTGAGCGGAGCGGCAGTGTTACCGTCATTGCCAAAAATTCCTCTCTGGCCGATGCGTGGGACACGGCCGCCTTTATCATGGGAAAGGAAAAAATCGAGGCGATCCGGAACAAAATTCCGGACATTGAATTTATTTTTATCGAAAATGGGCAAATCAATTAA
- a CDS encoding cytochrome c/FTR1 family iron permease, translating into MGKSIKFFLLLFLVPLAAGAAADKIAPQRAVAILDYIAGDYQMAVAPEGEKILSDMEYREMVDFIDLVGHYLDSAGVVPDSALRAGEKNLKEAIAEKKPPADVRELALGLKTKLIAEFSIVTAPKSPPDPARGKEIYRERCAQCHGLTGKADTETAKIMDPPPPAFADPDVIGALTPFKVFNTITFGIDGTAMPSFANLSEEDRWAVTSFLFQPGGEVDEGGNNKKAAGSIDRAISLVRESMESRSLDIAVSAYLDGFEQSEAVLSAMGEGKLVTEVENNFMAFRNALRGKGDVESTGKNLLDSLEKSREALSAGGSFSPGVAFAASFTIIFREGLEAILLIAIILSVVSAMKDRRLNRWVHGSWTAALIVGFLTWLIARGVISGAAREGMEGWVSLVAAMVLIYVSFWIFAKRDVRVWKNFLIGKIRRAKNLGFLSVGIAAFLAVYREAFETILFFEALRLQAAGQSFSLGFGVIIGFAALAISSWLIFKIGKKIPLNLFFGASGIMLLFLAVVFAGEGIHSLQEGNFIPSTPIPFFTLPALGIFPSLESAGVQGILAGIFVAGLLWQEWVKAPREESRLEDRMRKTSLELFSLHELEEHLKGHLDHLKSAMTKGRISDDEVKEMVGHMEDLDKGIHHIILQLNRLHADIPRRFDEFYQEVLGLQGTEPHQKLLTRAEEFKRHLESLKSDSPAIPRPDRLK; encoded by the coding sequence ATGGGCAAATCAATTAAATTTTTTCTTCTGCTGTTTCTTGTTCCTCTTGCCGCCGGCGCCGCCGCAGACAAGATCGCGCCCCAACGGGCCGTGGCCATTCTTGACTATATTGCCGGTGACTATCAAATGGCGGTGGCCCCCGAAGGGGAAAAAATCTTAAGCGACATGGAGTACCGGGAGATGGTCGATTTCATTGACCTTGTTGGTCACTATCTTGACAGCGCCGGTGTTGTTCCTGACAGCGCACTTCGTGCCGGCGAGAAAAACCTTAAGGAGGCCATCGCGGAAAAAAAACCGCCGGCAGACGTTCGGGAACTGGCGCTCGGTCTCAAAACAAAATTAATCGCTGAATTTTCCATCGTCACCGCTCCAAAGTCGCCTCCTGATCCGGCGCGGGGAAAGGAGATTTACCGAGAGCGTTGCGCCCAATGCCACGGGCTGACAGGAAAAGCTGATACCGAAACGGCAAAAATAATGGATCCCCCTCCCCCGGCGTTTGCCGACCCTGATGTGATCGGCGCGCTGACGCCGTTTAAGGTCTTCAACACAATCACCTTCGGCATTGATGGCACCGCCATGCCCTCCTTTGCCAACCTGTCGGAGGAGGACCGCTGGGCGGTGACAAGCTTCTTGTTCCAGCCTGGCGGAGAGGTGGACGAAGGCGGCAACAATAAAAAAGCGGCAGGTTCAATCGACAGGGCCATTTCACTCGTCCGCGAAAGCATGGAGTCAAGATCGCTCGATATCGCTGTTTCCGCATACCTCGACGGCTTTGAGCAGTCAGAAGCTGTCTTATCCGCCATGGGGGAAGGAAAACTGGTGACGGAAGTGGAAAATAATTTCATGGCCTTTCGAAACGCCCTCCGGGGCAAGGGAGATGTCGAATCGACGGGAAAAAATCTCCTGGATTCGCTGGAGAAGAGCCGGGAAGCGCTGTCGGCGGGCGGTTCTTTTTCGCCCGGTGTTGCCTTTGCGGCCTCATTTACCATCATCTTCCGCGAAGGGCTGGAGGCAATTCTTCTCATTGCCATCATCTTGTCTGTCGTCAGCGCCATGAAGGACCGACGCCTCAACCGGTGGGTTCATGGGAGCTGGACAGCCGCATTGATTGTCGGCTTTCTCACCTGGCTTATCGCCCGTGGCGTTATCTCCGGCGCGGCCCGTGAGGGAATGGAGGGGTGGGTGAGCCTCGTTGCCGCCATGGTGCTGATTTATGTGAGCTTCTGGATTTTCGCCAAACGGGATGTGCGGGTCTGGAAAAATTTCCTCATCGGCAAAATACGGCGGGCAAAAAACCTTGGTTTTTTGAGCGTCGGCATTGCCGCCTTTCTGGCGGTCTATCGTGAGGCGTTCGAGACGATTCTCTTCTTTGAGGCCCTTCGCCTTCAGGCGGCGGGGCAATCCTTCTCTCTGGGGTTTGGCGTCATCATCGGTTTTGCCGCTCTGGCAATTTCTTCCTGGCTGATTTTCAAAATCGGCAAAAAAATCCCGCTGAATCTTTTCTTTGGTGCAAGCGGCATTATGCTTTTGTTTCTCGCCGTGGTCTTTGCGGGGGAGGGAATTCACTCCTTGCAGGAGGGAAATTTCATCCCAAGCACCCCCATTCCATTTTTCACCCTTCCCGCTCTGGGAATTTTTCCCTCGCTGGAATCGGCGGGGGTTCAGGGGATTTTGGCCGGCATCTTTGTTGCAGGGCTCTTGTGGCAGGAATGGGTGAAGGCGCCGCGGGAGGAATCGAGGCTGGAAGACCGGATGCGGAAAACCTCGCTGGAACTTTTTTCTCTTCACGAACTTGAAGAGCACCTGAAGGGTCATCTGGACCATTTAAAGTCGGCAATGACAAAAGGGCGTATTTCGGACGACGAGGTCAAAGAAATGGTCGGCCATATGGAGGACCTGGATAAAGGGATCCACCACATTATTTTACAACTGAACCGTCTTCATGCCGATATCCCACGCAGGTTCGACGAATTCTACCAGGAGGTCCTTGGATTACAAGGGACGGAACCCCACCAAAAACTCCTCACCCGCGCCGAGGAATTCAAACGGCACCTCGAATCGCTGAAATCCGATTCCCCTGCCATCCCCCGCCCAGACCGCCTGAAATAA
- a CDS encoding thiazole synthase yields MLTIADKTFHSRLFLGTAGYPNLTVLKQAIESSGTEMVTVAVRRINLAQDPEHGFFSVIKETGCGWLPNTAGCYTAKEAVLTARLAHESMETNWIKLEVIGDSYSLFPDNEELLKAARELLADKFVVLPYCSDDPIICKKLADLGCPAVMPLGAPIGSGQGIRNPNNLELIRKSVTVPVIVDAGVGTASHVAIAMEIGCDGVLLNTAVAKAKDPVKMASAMKQALSAGRLAFEAGRIPEKKFATPSTPERGKIEYGGMK; encoded by the coding sequence ATGCTGACCATTGCGGACAAAACATTCCATTCGCGCCTTTTCCTCGGCACCGCGGGATATCCGAATCTCACGGTTCTCAAACAGGCCATCGAGTCTTCGGGAACGGAAATGGTCACGGTCGCTGTCCGACGGATCAACCTGGCCCAAGACCCGGAACATGGTTTTTTTTCGGTGATAAAGGAAACAGGCTGTGGGTGGCTCCCGAACACGGCGGGATGCTACACCGCCAAAGAGGCGGTGCTGACGGCAAGGCTCGCCCACGAATCGATGGAGACAAACTGGATCAAACTGGAGGTCATCGGCGACAGCTATTCCCTTTTTCCCGACAACGAGGAACTGCTGAAGGCGGCGCGGGAACTGCTCGCCGACAAGTTTGTCGTCCTCCCCTACTGCAGTGACGATCCGATTATTTGTAAAAAACTGGCCGACTTGGGTTGCCCGGCGGTCATGCCGCTGGGGGCGCCGATTGGATCGGGGCAGGGAATCAGAAACCCGAATAATCTGGAGCTGATCCGCAAAAGCGTTACGGTGCCGGTCATTGTGGATGCCGGCGTTGGAACGGCCTCGCATGTCGCTATTGCCATGGAGATCGGCTGTGACGGCGTTCTCTTAAACACGGCGGTTGCCAAAGCGAAAGATCCGGTTAAAATGGCCTCCGCAATGAAACAGGCCCTTTCGGCGGGACGGCTGGCGTTTGAAGCGGGAAGAATCCCTGAAAAGAAATTCGCAACCCCATCGACTCCGGAGAGGGGAAAGATTGAATATGGAGGAATGAAATAA